From a single Fulvivirga ulvae genomic region:
- the aroQ gene encoding type II 3-dehydroquinate dehydratase: MKIIIINGPNLNLLGKREPEVYGHQSFEVFFNQLKSNFNDIDVEYFQSNIEGEIVGKIQETGFSYQGIILNAGAYTHTSVAISDAIAAVTTPVIEVHISNIYAREEFRHKSIISKECIGMISGLGLEGYLLALTYLINKGNSND; this comes from the coding sequence ATGAAAATCATCATTATCAACGGCCCTAATCTCAATCTGCTAGGCAAAAGGGAACCTGAAGTCTACGGACACCAAAGCTTTGAAGTTTTTTTCAACCAGCTAAAATCGAACTTCAATGATATAGATGTTGAATATTTCCAATCTAACATAGAAGGTGAAATTGTTGGTAAAATTCAGGAGACGGGGTTTAGTTATCAAGGTATTATTCTCAATGCCGGTGCTTATACGCACACTTCGGTGGCCATATCCGACGCTATAGCGGCTGTTACTACTCCGGTTATCGAAGTTCATATCTCGAACATTTATGCTCGTGAGGAGTTTAGACATAAAAGCATTATCAGCAAAGAGTGTATAGGTATGATCTCAGGCCTTGGACTTGAAGGGTACCTGCTGGCACTAACTTACCTGATCAATAAAGGCAACAGCAATGATTAG
- the xerD gene encoding site-specific tyrosine recombinase XerD translates to MNWDTCINQFKNYLKLERSLSENSIEAYVHDIVKLKQFVDLSNLEVGPLNIKVVHLQNFLEYINELGMTAHSQARVLSGVKAFYKYLMFDELIDNNPTALIEGPKLGRKLPDTLSYHEIEQLFEALDHSTPEGQRNRAMLEVLYSSGLRVSELIDLRLSNIYTDIGFLRIIGKGNKERLVPVGRDALKYLKIYIDDVRVHLNIASGHENYAFLNRRGKKLTRVMVFTIIKNLVKKVGMKKTVSPHTFRHSFATHLIEGGADLRAVQEMLGHESITTTEIYTHLDRDYLRQVIQEFHPRS, encoded by the coding sequence ATGAACTGGGACACCTGTATCAACCAATTTAAGAACTACCTCAAGCTTGAAAGGTCACTTTCCGAGAACTCCATCGAAGCCTATGTTCATGATATCGTAAAGCTAAAACAGTTTGTGGACTTGTCCAATTTAGAAGTTGGCCCCTTAAATATTAAAGTTGTGCACCTGCAGAACTTTCTTGAATATATCAACGAGCTGGGGATGACAGCGCATAGCCAGGCTCGCGTGTTGTCCGGGGTCAAAGCCTTTTACAAGTACCTGATGTTTGATGAGCTTATTGATAATAACCCTACAGCGTTGATCGAAGGGCCAAAGCTTGGCAGGAAGCTGCCTGACACGCTAAGCTACCACGAGATAGAGCAGCTTTTTGAAGCATTAGACCATTCCACGCCCGAAGGGCAGCGAAACAGGGCTATGCTTGAAGTGCTCTACAGCTCCGGACTGCGCGTTTCCGAGCTTATAGACCTGAGGCTGTCAAATATTTACACGGATATTGGTTTTTTAAGGATCATAGGTAAAGGTAACAAGGAACGGCTGGTGCCAGTGGGAAGGGATGCCCTGAAATACCTGAAAATATACATTGATGATGTCAGGGTACACCTCAACATTGCGTCTGGTCATGAAAACTATGCCTTCCTCAACAGGAGGGGGAAAAAGCTCACACGTGTAATGGTGTTCACGATCATTAAAAATCTGGTGAAGAAAGTCGGCATGAAGAAAACCGTAAGCCCCCATACCTTCCGTCATTCTTTTGCCACCCACCTCATAGAAGGTGGTGCCGACCTGCGTGCTGTACAGGAAATGCTCGGCCACGAGTCCATTACTACCACGGAAATATACACCCACCTCGACCGAGACTACTTGCGGCAGGTAATACAGGAGTTTCATCCGAGAAGCTGA
- a CDS encoding DUF4407 domain-containing protein, which produces MEKLKVFFWRCSGANLALLKRCPTDSTKYVGIGATIFFTGIFAALAGGYALYTVMGNVWWSALFGVVWGLMIFNLDRYIVSSMRKEGRWWKELLMATPRILLALLISLVIAKPLEMKIFENEIKSELTVMEQQLFSRQEGEVKSRFETDRQQLSDEITALKAEIADKTATRDELRRIAREEADGTGGTGKRNPGPVYKIKKENADRVDAELSELKAKNNELIAQKLTRQQKIDEVLKGEMLAMERQSLDGPAARMEALDRLTSQSEAIYWANLFVILLFIAVETAPIFVKLISNRGPYDNLLKIEEHGFDVQQIEVMAEVNALIKERAKDLSMTEKEFIIDRLDVRLNRS; this is translated from the coding sequence ATGGAAAAACTTAAAGTATTTTTCTGGCGGTGCTCAGGGGCTAACCTTGCTTTGCTAAAGCGGTGCCCTACGGATTCCACCAAGTATGTTGGCATTGGAGCTACCATATTCTTTACAGGTATTTTTGCTGCTCTTGCGGGTGGTTATGCTCTTTATACGGTGATGGGCAATGTGTGGTGGTCGGCACTTTTTGGAGTGGTTTGGGGCTTGATGATCTTTAACCTGGATAGATACATTGTGTCTAGTATGAGGAAGGAAGGGCGCTGGTGGAAGGAGCTGCTGATGGCGACTCCGAGGATTTTGCTGGCGTTGTTGATTTCGCTCGTTATTGCCAAGCCATTGGAGATGAAGATCTTTGAAAATGAGATTAAAAGTGAGCTGACAGTAATGGAACAACAGTTGTTTTCGCGACAGGAAGGGGAGGTGAAAAGCAGGTTTGAGACGGACAGGCAGCAGTTGTCCGATGAGATAACGGCTTTGAAAGCGGAAATAGCAGATAAGACAGCTACCAGAGATGAGCTGCGGCGGATAGCCAGGGAGGAAGCGGATGGAACCGGAGGTACAGGCAAACGCAACCCCGGTCCCGTGTATAAAATAAAAAAGGAAAATGCAGACAGGGTGGATGCGGAGCTGTCAGAGCTAAAGGCAAAGAATAATGAACTGATAGCGCAGAAGCTTACCCGGCAGCAAAAGATAGATGAAGTGTTGAAAGGAGAAATGTTAGCCATGGAGCGGCAAAGCCTGGATGGCCCTGCGGCTCGTATGGAAGCCCTTGACCGTCTTACAAGCCAGAGTGAAGCTATATACTGGGCCAATCTTTTTGTGATACTACTTTTTATAGCTGTAGAAACCGCCCCTATTTTTGTGAAGCTTATTTCTAACCGGGGGCCTTATGATAACCTGCTGAAAATAGAAGAGCATGGTTTTGACGTGCAGCAGATAGAAGTAATGGCGGAGGTAAATGCCCTGATCAAAGAGAGAGCCAAAGACCTTTCCATGACAGAGAAGGAATTCATTATAGACAGGCTGGATGTACGGTTAAACAGATCATAA
- a CDS encoding quinone-dependent dihydroorotate dehydrogenase has protein sequence MYKFLLRPLFFNFDPEKIHHFTFDMLKSVGKVAGMKALWRKLYSVEDKALERHYFGLTFKNPVGLAAGFDKDAKLIDELDCFGFGFIEIGTVTPKAQPGNDKPRLFRLPADQAIINRMGFNNGGVEEALGRLKNRKSSVIIGGNIGKNKVTPNENAFDDYKYCFETLFPEVDYFVVNVSSPNTPNLRALQDKEPLTQLLSGLMTLNNQKEKKKPILLKIAPDLTDSQLQDIVDIVKEVQLDGLIATNTTISRAGLNTSKEKIETIGAGGLSGRPLRERSTQILRFLRSKLGKDFPIISVGGIMSPDDAIEKLQAGASLIQVYTGFIYEGPALIKKINKALLRQ, from the coding sequence GTGTATAAATTTCTTTTACGCCCCCTGTTTTTTAATTTTGACCCAGAAAAAATACACCATTTTACCTTCGACATGCTTAAGTCGGTTGGCAAGGTAGCCGGTATGAAAGCGCTATGGCGTAAACTTTATAGTGTTGAAGATAAAGCCCTGGAGAGACACTATTTCGGGCTTACCTTCAAAAACCCGGTAGGCCTGGCCGCAGGCTTTGATAAAGATGCGAAATTGATCGATGAATTGGATTGCTTTGGTTTTGGGTTTATAGAGATAGGCACGGTAACACCAAAGGCACAACCAGGCAATGATAAGCCGAGGCTATTCAGGCTCCCTGCTGATCAGGCCATCATCAACCGGATGGGCTTTAATAATGGTGGGGTGGAAGAGGCTCTTGGGAGATTGAAAAACAGGAAGTCTTCAGTGATTATTGGTGGCAACATCGGTAAGAATAAAGTTACTCCCAATGAAAATGCCTTTGATGATTATAAATATTGCTTTGAAACACTATTTCCCGAGGTTGACTACTTTGTGGTGAATGTAAGCTCACCCAATACCCCCAATCTTCGGGCACTTCAGGACAAGGAACCACTTACACAACTCCTGAGCGGATTGATGACACTGAACAACCAAAAAGAAAAAAAGAAGCCGATCCTCTTAAAAATTGCTCCCGACCTGACAGATAGCCAGCTTCAGGATATTGTTGATATTGTAAAGGAGGTACAGCTTGATGGGCTGATTGCCACTAATACTACCATTTCCCGAGCAGGACTGAATACCTCAAAGGAGAAAATAGAGACTATTGGTGCGGGAGGGCTGAGTGGCAGGCCACTTCGCGAAAGGTCCACCCAGATACTGAGGTTTCTGCGAAGCAAGCTTGGCAAAGACTTTCCTATCATATCAGTCGGAGGTATTATGTCTCCCGATGATGCTATCGAAAAACTACAGGCGGGCGCTTCGCTTATCCAGGTCTATACCGGGTTTATTTACGAAGGTCCTGCGCTTATTAAAAAGATCAACAAAGCTTTGTTGAGACAGTGA